A section of the Cryobacterium soli genome encodes:
- a CDS encoding TetR/AcrR family transcriptional regulator, translating to MVTERRQSHPRPQTVARRKEILQAAVEIFGSKGYVNGTLSDIAEQVNMTHPGILHHFGSKDQLLLEVLSYRDEMDVQSLAGQHIPDGIEFFRHLVATALANAHRAGIVQAYVVLSAEAVTDGHPARGYFVERYRTLRAEARQAFEALCAERGTVPPATAALAAASVLAVMDGLQVQWLLDPTDVDLAQASEFAIEAIVSSVLDAKPSVLATDSP from the coding sequence ATGGTTACTGAACGACGACAGTCCCACCCGCGACCGCAGACGGTCGCGCGCCGGAAGGAGATCCTGCAAGCCGCGGTCGAGATCTTCGGCAGCAAGGGATATGTCAACGGCACGCTCTCCGACATTGCCGAGCAGGTCAACATGACCCACCCGGGCATCCTGCATCACTTCGGGTCCAAGGATCAGCTCCTCCTCGAGGTGCTGAGCTACCGCGACGAAATGGATGTGCAGAGCCTGGCCGGGCAGCACATCCCCGACGGCATCGAGTTCTTCCGGCACCTCGTGGCCACGGCCCTGGCCAACGCCCACCGGGCCGGGATCGTGCAGGCCTACGTGGTGTTGTCGGCCGAAGCTGTCACCGACGGCCATCCGGCCCGGGGGTATTTCGTCGAGCGGTACCGCACCCTGCGGGCCGAGGCGCGTCAGGCCTTCGAGGCACTGTGTGCGGAGCGCGGAACGGTGCCCCCCGCCACCGCAGCGCTCGCCGCGGCCTCGGTGCTGGCCGTGATGGACGGTCTGCAGGTGCAGTGGCTGCTCGATCCCACCGACGTCGACCTGGCCCAGGCGAGCGAATTCGCCATCGAGGCGATCGTCTCCTCGGTTCTCGACGCCAAGCCTTCGGTTCTGGCGACGGATTCCCCGTGA
- a CDS encoding VOC family protein, whose product MNQNVHFITFATADLAAARSFYSVALGWTPLADVPGEIIFYQVAPGMVLGLFDAEKFNRDLATGADHSAVSGVTLSHNVGSPGEVRAVVAAMTAAGGRVVKAPQAGAFGGIFHAHVQDPNGIIWEIAHNPGWHVSPTGAVSFG is encoded by the coding sequence GTGAACCAGAACGTGCACTTCATCACCTTCGCCACGGCTGACCTGGCCGCGGCGAGGAGCTTCTACTCCGTAGCGCTGGGCTGGACGCCGCTGGCCGACGTGCCGGGCGAGATCATCTTCTACCAGGTCGCCCCCGGCATGGTGCTCGGCCTGTTCGACGCCGAGAAGTTCAACCGGGACCTCGCCACCGGCGCTGACCACTCCGCCGTGTCGGGAGTGACCCTCTCGCACAACGTCGGGAGTCCCGGCGAGGTACGCGCCGTGGTCGCAGCGATGACCGCCGCGGGCGGCCGCGTGGTCAAGGCCCCGCAGGCCGGGGCGTTCGGCGGCATCTTCCACGCCCACGTGCAAGACCCCAACGGCATCATCTGGGAGATCGCGCACAACCCCGGCTGGCACGTGTCGCCGACCGGCGCCGTCAGCTTCGGCTGA
- the gntH gene encoding guanitoxin biosynthesis MBL fold metallo-hydrolase GntH, translating to MVTAIDETTELACEGSTDPLTTTPVVGTPTREYADVLLPGTETVASGEVRVTILGSGDPFVKNGQASASLLIEVGNAEHDMFFFDLGSGSLANFTGLRLPVTDTTKVFLSHLHADHVGDLPTLLWSLAKAGRRDPVEIWGPAGEFRPLGTRAFTEHLEMAHAWDTESLCGHPGQSGAATVTEEVPYDRTAVVYERNGVTITSFPVIHLLNGAVGYRLDYAGRSVVYSGDTRPCRTVIEAATGADLLIHETFPTAQVLAEKAGMPLEVAALIVDSAHTSPAMVGTVFDRAGARMSAIFHLAVDHDTVGPVFAAMRTRYDGPAVICQDLTVFDITTEAVVVRQRTLDPMAWPVVGPTHVSGPPLSAPHAPPPWWADALLTE from the coding sequence ATGGTTACCGCAATCGACGAGACGACCGAGCTGGCCTGCGAGGGCAGCACCGACCCGTTGACCACCACGCCCGTGGTCGGAACACCGACGCGGGAGTACGCCGACGTGCTCCTCCCGGGCACCGAGACGGTGGCTTCCGGGGAGGTCCGGGTGACGATCCTGGGCAGCGGCGACCCCTTCGTGAAGAACGGCCAGGCCTCGGCCTCCCTGCTCATCGAGGTCGGCAACGCCGAACACGACATGTTCTTCTTCGACCTCGGCTCGGGGTCGCTGGCCAACTTCACCGGGCTGCGCCTGCCGGTCACCGACACCACCAAGGTCTTCCTCAGCCACCTGCACGCGGACCATGTCGGCGACCTGCCGACGCTGCTGTGGAGCCTGGCCAAGGCCGGGCGGCGCGACCCCGTGGAGATCTGGGGGCCGGCCGGGGAGTTCCGGCCGCTGGGCACCCGGGCGTTCACCGAGCACCTCGAGATGGCCCACGCGTGGGACACGGAGTCGTTGTGCGGGCATCCGGGGCAGTCGGGCGCGGCGACGGTCACCGAGGAGGTTCCCTACGACCGCACCGCGGTGGTCTACGAGCGCAACGGGGTGACCATCACGTCGTTCCCGGTCATCCACCTGCTGAACGGCGCCGTCGGCTACCGGCTGGACTATGCGGGACGCAGCGTCGTGTACTCCGGGGACACCCGCCCGTGCCGCACCGTCATCGAGGCCGCGACCGGGGCCGATCTGCTCATCCACGAGACCTTCCCCACCGCCCAGGTGCTGGCCGAGAAGGCTGGCATGCCGTTGGAGGTGGCCGCACTGATCGTGGACAGCGCCCACACCAGCCCGGCGATGGTCGGCACAGTCTTCGACCGCGCCGGCGCGCGGATGTCGGCGATCTTCCATCTCGCCGTCGACCACGACACCGTCGGTCCGGTGTTCGCCGCGATGCGTACCCGGTACGACGGCCCGGCCGTGATCTGCCAGGACCTTACGGTGTTCGACATCACCACGGAAGCCGTGGTGGTGCGCCAACGCACGCTGGACCCCATGGCCTGGCCCGTCGTCGGCCCCACGCACGTCTCGGGCCCGCCCCTGTCCGCGCCGCACGCTCCCCCGCCGTGGTGGGCCGACGCTCTCCTCACCGAGTAG
- a CDS encoding cation:proton antiporter, translated as MVAATTVLAIIVLWSALSKPLDGRGVTSALFLTVAGFLVGSSALGWLDITVESEVAQRVAELALVLLLFSDATRLDLRALRRQLGWPSRLLLIGLPLTLAAGVLVGVLVFPGMALASVVLLSTMLASTDAALGQKVVSDPAVPARVRQALDVEGGLNDGLAVPFFLVALELANAELETSAPSAVLVTMAEQIGWGLLAGLAAGILSGLLYRMGERKGWISAEWVQIIPLAAALLAYTIALTLGGSGFIAAFVGGLAFGRTSGARGSAVTLLAEDAGGLFAAVTWIGFGALALALALPHLTWQVFLYAALSLTLVRMIPVAIAFVGQGVRLPTVAFIGWFGPRGLASLVFALLAVQRGVPEGKVVLTTVLVTVALSVILHGLSSVPLVSAYHRWFTAYAAQHPDSAEAASTTMSRRRRLPDSGSRSGRHDTDGSAKRPG; from the coding sequence ATGGTGGCGGCGACGACGGTTCTGGCGATCATCGTTCTCTGGAGCGCGCTCTCCAAGCCGCTGGACGGGCGCGGTGTCACCTCGGCCCTGTTCCTCACGGTCGCCGGCTTCCTGGTCGGCAGTTCCGCCCTCGGCTGGCTCGACATCACGGTGGAGTCCGAGGTGGCCCAGCGGGTGGCCGAACTGGCGCTGGTGCTGTTGCTGTTCAGCGACGCCACCCGGCTGGATCTCCGCGCGCTCCGCCGGCAACTCGGCTGGCCGAGCCGGTTGCTCCTGATCGGGCTCCCGCTCACCCTGGCCGCCGGCGTCCTGGTCGGGGTGCTCGTCTTCCCCGGCATGGCGCTGGCCTCGGTGGTGCTGCTGTCCACGATGCTGGCCTCGACGGATGCGGCGTTGGGGCAGAAGGTCGTGTCCGACCCCGCGGTACCGGCCCGGGTGCGACAGGCACTCGATGTGGAGGGCGGCCTCAACGACGGCCTGGCGGTGCCGTTCTTCCTCGTCGCGCTCGAGCTCGCCAACGCCGAGCTCGAGACCAGCGCCCCGTCTGCGGTGCTCGTCACCATGGCGGAACAGATCGGCTGGGGGCTCCTGGCCGGCCTCGCCGCCGGCATCCTGAGCGGACTGCTCTATCGCATGGGCGAACGGAAGGGCTGGATCTCCGCCGAGTGGGTGCAGATCATCCCGCTGGCGGCGGCGCTGCTGGCGTACACGATTGCCCTGACGCTCGGCGGCAGCGGATTCATCGCCGCGTTCGTCGGCGGGCTCGCGTTCGGCCGGACCTCCGGGGCCCGGGGCTCGGCCGTCACCCTGCTGGCCGAGGACGCCGGCGGCCTGTTCGCGGCCGTCACCTGGATCGGCTTCGGCGCGCTGGCCCTCGCCCTGGCTCTGCCCCACCTGACCTGGCAGGTCTTCCTCTACGCCGCCCTCAGCCTCACCCTGGTACGGATGATTCCAGTGGCGATCGCCTTCGTCGGTCAGGGGGTGCGGCTGCCGACGGTGGCGTTCATCGGCTGGTTCGGCCCGCGCGGACTCGCGTCCCTGGTGTTCGCCCTGCTCGCGGTGCAGCGCGGTGTGCCCGAGGGCAAGGTCGTGCTCACGACGGTGCTCGTGACGGTCGCGCTGAGCGTGATCCTGCACGGCCTCAGCTCGGTGCCGCTGGTGTCCGCGTATCACCGCTGGTTCACAGCCTACGCGGCCCAGCATCCGGACAGCGCGGAAGCCGCCAGCACGACGATGTCGCGCCGACGCCGCCTCCCCGACTCCGGGTCGCGGTCCGGGCGACACGACACAGACGGCTCGGCTAAGCGGCCGGGTTGA
- a CDS encoding SDR family oxidoreductase codes for MNITGNTIFIPGATSGIGLALALRLQAAGNTVVIGGRRTDVLERLAAAHGFSTVTIDITDPASVLAARDRVLAQHGELNVLVAMAGVMNAEDVRGADFLAEAERIVDTNINGPLRLIAAFIDHLQTRPDATLMTVSSGLAHTPLAYTPTYNGTKAFIHQYSETIRMQLAGTTVKVIELVPPAVQTELMAGNSVNEHFMPLDAFADEVMALLETQPDAREILVETVKFLRFAEVEGRYPAAIAALNPAA; via the coding sequence ATGAACATCACCGGAAACACCATCTTCATTCCCGGCGCCACGTCGGGCATCGGACTCGCCCTGGCGCTGCGTCTGCAGGCCGCCGGCAACACCGTCGTCATCGGCGGACGCCGCACCGACGTGCTGGAGCGCCTCGCCGCCGCGCACGGCTTCTCCACGGTCACCATCGACATCACCGACCCCGCCTCGGTGCTCGCCGCCCGCGACCGGGTGCTGGCCCAGCACGGCGAGCTGAACGTGCTCGTCGCCATGGCCGGCGTGATGAACGCCGAAGACGTGCGCGGCGCCGATTTCCTGGCGGAAGCCGAGCGGATCGTCGACACCAACATCAACGGACCATTGCGCCTGATCGCGGCGTTCATCGACCACCTGCAGACCCGGCCGGATGCGACCCTGATGACGGTCTCCTCCGGGCTGGCCCACACCCCGCTGGCCTACACGCCGACGTACAACGGCACGAAGGCTTTCATCCACCAGTACAGCGAAACGATCCGGATGCAGCTGGCCGGCACCACGGTCAAGGTCATCGAACTCGTGCCGCCGGCCGTGCAGACCGAACTCATGGCCGGTAACTCGGTGAACGAGCATTTCATGCCGCTCGACGCCTTCGCCGACGAGGTCATGGCGCTGCTGGAGACCCAGCCGGACGCCCGGGAGATCCTCGTCGAAACCGTCAAGTTCTTGCGCTTCGCGGAGGTCGAGGGCCGCTACCCGGCCGCCATCGCCGCGCTCAACCCGGCCGCTTAG
- a CDS encoding helix-turn-helix transcriptional regulator, protein MDQPALAAFLRSRRAGLRPEDVGLPAGARRLVPGLRREEVAALAGMSADYYVRMEQARSPQPSEQMLSALARAIRLTSDERDYLFRLAGHNVPARTPQDTHVAPALLRVFDRLEHTPALILSSLNETLAQNRLGAALLGDHSRHTGLARSSVYRWFTEPAEREIYPVADRHRQSKAQVSSLRMALGTAGPRSRAGVLVRELHKVSPEFTEIWELHEVATRFEDHKTLIHAELGPIELDCQALFTEDQGQALLILTAAPRSEAAEKLELLAVIGRQQFTPAPESR, encoded by the coding sequence ATGGACCAACCTGCCCTCGCCGCGTTCCTCCGCTCCCGCCGCGCCGGGCTGCGCCCCGAGGATGTGGGGCTCCCCGCCGGAGCGCGCCGCCTGGTGCCGGGCCTGCGCCGCGAGGAGGTCGCCGCACTCGCCGGGATGTCCGCGGACTACTACGTGCGGATGGAGCAGGCGCGCAGCCCGCAACCGTCCGAGCAGATGCTGTCGGCGCTGGCCCGGGCCATCCGGCTCACTAGTGACGAACGTGATTACCTGTTCCGGCTGGCCGGCCACAATGTGCCTGCGCGTACCCCTCAGGATACCCACGTCGCCCCCGCACTGCTGCGGGTCTTCGACCGGCTCGAGCATACCCCGGCTCTGATCCTGTCCAGCCTCAACGAGACCCTGGCGCAGAACCGGTTGGGGGCGGCGCTCCTCGGCGATCACTCCCGGCACACCGGACTGGCCAGGAGCAGTGTCTACCGCTGGTTCACCGAGCCCGCCGAGCGGGAGATCTATCCCGTCGCCGACCGGCACCGGCAGAGCAAGGCCCAGGTATCCAGCCTCAGGATGGCGCTGGGCACCGCCGGTCCCAGGTCTCGTGCGGGCGTGTTGGTGCGGGAGCTGCACAAGGTCAGCCCCGAGTTCACCGAGATCTGGGAACTGCACGAGGTCGCGACCCGGTTCGAGGATCACAAGACGCTCATTCACGCCGAACTCGGGCCGATCGAGCTGGACTGCCAGGCCCTGTTCACCGAGGACCAGGGCCAGGCCCTGCTCATCCTCACCGCAGCTCCGCGCAGCGAGGCGGCAGAGAAACTGGAGCTCCTGGCTGTGATCGGGCGGCAGCAGTTCACCCCGGCGCCCGAGTCCCGGTGA
- a CDS encoding ammonium transporter: protein MEQGNTAFLLICAALVLLMTPGLAFFYGGLVKAKSVISMMMLSFGAMGLIGVLWVLYGYAIAFPGSEGLIFPWSIDSSALGLSSLVEVPEGAAYPPLAFVAFQATFAIITVALVSGAIADRAKFGSWMIFATIWATVVYFPVASWVFNFGLADDGSFAYGGWITYGMQEWFGVGAIDFAGGTAVHINAGAAALALALVLGKRVGFQKGVSVPHNPPFVLLGAGLLWFGWFGFNAGSELAADGTAALAFVNTIAAPAAALLAWLVVEKIKDGKPTSVGAASGAVAGLVAITPACASLQPIWAILLGLLAGAVCALAIELKFKLGFDDSLDVVGIHLVGGLLGTLYLGFFANGTGLFVGGDATQLLVQAIAAFSVLIYSFVLAYVIGFAIEKTVGFRVKNEDEIAGIDTVVHGEEGYVLADRQA from the coding sequence ATGGAACAAGGTAATACAGCTTTCCTCCTCATATGTGCTGCTCTCGTCTTGCTCATGACGCCGGGACTCGCGTTCTTCTACGGCGGACTCGTCAAAGCCAAGAGCGTCATCAGCATGATGATGCTGAGCTTCGGCGCGATGGGTCTCATCGGGGTGCTCTGGGTGCTGTACGGCTATGCGATCGCGTTCCCGGGATCTGAAGGACTCATCTTCCCCTGGTCGATCGACTCGTCGGCGCTGGGCCTGTCCAGCCTGGTCGAGGTGCCCGAGGGCGCCGCCTACCCGCCGCTCGCGTTCGTCGCCTTCCAGGCCACCTTCGCCATCATCACCGTGGCCCTCGTCTCCGGCGCGATCGCCGACCGGGCCAAGTTCGGCTCCTGGATGATCTTCGCCACCATCTGGGCGACCGTCGTCTACTTCCCCGTGGCCAGCTGGGTGTTCAACTTCGGCCTCGCCGACGACGGCAGCTTCGCTTACGGCGGCTGGATCACCTACGGCATGCAGGAGTGGTTCGGCGTCGGCGCCATCGACTTCGCCGGTGGAACCGCGGTGCACATCAACGCCGGTGCGGCCGCCCTGGCCCTGGCCCTGGTGCTCGGCAAACGAGTCGGCTTCCAGAAGGGCGTCAGCGTTCCGCACAACCCGCCGTTCGTGCTGCTCGGCGCCGGCCTGCTCTGGTTCGGCTGGTTCGGCTTCAACGCCGGCTCCGAGCTCGCCGCCGATGGCACCGCCGCGCTGGCCTTCGTCAACACGATCGCCGCCCCGGCCGCCGCCCTGCTCGCCTGGCTCGTCGTGGAGAAGATCAAGGACGGCAAGCCGACCTCCGTCGGTGCCGCCTCCGGTGCCGTCGCCGGTCTCGTCGCGATCACCCCGGCCTGTGCGTCGCTGCAGCCGATCTGGGCGATCCTGCTCGGCCTGCTCGCCGGCGCCGTCTGTGCCCTGGCGATCGAGCTGAAGTTCAAGCTCGGCTTCGACGACTCGCTCGACGTCGTGGGCATCCACCTCGTCGGCGGTCTGCTCGGAACCCTGTACCTGGGCTTCTTCGCCAACGGCACCGGCCTCTTCGTCGGTGGTGACGCCACCCAGCTGCTGGTGCAGGCCATCGCCGCGTTCTCCGTGCTGATCTACTCCTTCGTGCTCGCCTACGTCATCGGCTTCGCGATCGAGAAGACCGTCGGCTTCCGCGTCAAGAACGAAGACGAGATCGCCGGCATCGACACCGTCGTGCACGGCGAAGAGGGCTACGTCCTCGCCGACCGCCAGGCCTGA
- a CDS encoding DNA alkylation repair protein, translating to MAPTTADTTVTHTLGAVLAELAELEDPRVRAVNVTHGDDHGVNLTRLRAVAKRLKTQPDLAREQWATGDTAARLLALLICRPKAFEAGELDAMLRSAGTPKVQDWLVNYVVKKNPHVEDLRVLWFDDIDPVVASAGWALTTDRVAKKPHGLDLPGLLARIETEMRQAPARLQWAMNHCLAQIGIEHAEYRARALAIGERLQVLKDYPTPPGCTSPYAPAWITEMVSRQQPR from the coding sequence ATGGCTCCGACTACAGCCGACACGACCGTGACCCACACGCTCGGTGCGGTGCTGGCCGAATTGGCTGAGCTCGAGGACCCGCGGGTCCGCGCGGTGAACGTCACCCACGGTGACGACCACGGGGTGAATCTGACCCGGTTGCGCGCGGTCGCCAAACGCCTGAAGACCCAGCCCGACCTCGCCCGAGAGCAGTGGGCGACCGGAGACACCGCCGCGCGACTGCTGGCCCTGCTGATCTGCCGCCCGAAGGCATTCGAGGCGGGCGAGCTGGACGCCATGCTCCGCAGCGCGGGCACACCGAAGGTGCAGGACTGGCTGGTGAACTACGTCGTGAAGAAGAACCCGCACGTGGAGGACCTGCGAGTGCTCTGGTTCGACGACATCGACCCCGTCGTCGCCAGCGCGGGCTGGGCGTTGACCACCGATCGGGTGGCCAAGAAGCCGCACGGTCTAGACCTGCCGGGGTTGCTCGCTCGGATCGAGACCGAGATGCGACAGGCGCCGGCCCGGCTGCAGTGGGCCATGAACCATTGCCTGGCCCAGATCGGGATCGAGCACGCCGAGTACCGGGCCCGGGCCCTCGCCATCGGCGAACGCCTTCAGGTGCTCAAGGACTACCCGACTCCCCCGGGCTGCACCTCGCCGTACGCGCCCGCCTGGATCACCGAAATGGTCAGCCGGCAGCAGCCCCGGTAG
- a CDS encoding DUF4342 domain-containing protein yields MTDNKTRYEEFKISGDDLLTKVRELIHEGNVRRVFLKNDNGETILEIPLTAGLAVTVITAAFSPVLVAVGAIAALLAQVTVGVERPATATDQTDAEPPAGDEPAHGDPAVGDRAGGDDGRSDIPNVP; encoded by the coding sequence ATGACCGACAACAAGACGCGCTACGAAGAGTTCAAGATCTCCGGGGACGACCTCCTCACCAAGGTGCGTGAGCTCATCCACGAAGGAAACGTGCGCCGGGTGTTCCTCAAGAACGACAACGGTGAGACCATCCTGGAGATCCCCCTCACCGCCGGCCTGGCCGTCACCGTGATCACGGCCGCGTTCTCGCCCGTTCTGGTCGCCGTCGGCGCTATCGCCGCCCTGCTCGCCCAGGTGACCGTCGGCGTCGAACGTCCCGCGACCGCCACCGACCAGACCGACGCCGAGCCACCGGCCGGCGACGAACCTGCACACGGAGACCCCGCCGTCGGAGACCGTGCCGGCGGAGACGACGGCCGATCGGACATCCCGAACGTCCCGTGA
- a CDS encoding ABC1 kinase family protein translates to MPSVRRDSPSVNPGAGDTRARYRRILRFAGWNLAVTWFYELLLPRIGLAKVAERTRAKRMTRFAQRFHVLAVDLGGLMIKVGQFLSSRLDVLPPEITSELEGLQDEVPPVPFAAIRVLAETELGMPLERAFSWVDETPVAAASLGQAHRARLARQDSDDTGLHDVVIKVQRPGIDTIVDVDLAALRKVGGWLSHVRLVSDRVDAPALVEEFAQTSLEEIDYLHEAASSVRFAEEFDGDDRVSVPAVVWERSTRRVLTLEDVTAIKITDTDALALAGIDPNDVAPVFAAVMFDQLFSSGFFHADPHPGNIFVTPVPDDPSGRGWKLTFIDFGMMGEVPPTTRAGLRKMLIAAASRDGSGMVNAARDLGVLLPSAETTELEKAMKQLFARFGGMGFAELREVDPREFRDFAIQFGDVVRALPFQLPENFLLIIRAMSLTSGVCSSLNPAFNLWDSVEPYASQLIRDEGGNVVQDFGKQALANAGIAWRLPKRLDGLVTRFEDGTVAVSSPGLERRVARLERTVTRAVSALLFGALLIAGAVLRADDAVLGAVLMIGSVVPLVHAIFSGRIGR, encoded by the coding sequence GTGCCATCGGTTCGCCGGGATTCACCGAGCGTGAACCCCGGCGCGGGGGACACCCGGGCCCGGTATCGCCGCATCCTGCGTTTCGCCGGGTGGAATCTGGCCGTCACCTGGTTCTACGAACTTCTTCTGCCGCGGATCGGGCTGGCGAAGGTTGCCGAGCGCACCCGGGCGAAACGGATGACCCGCTTCGCCCAGCGCTTCCACGTGCTCGCGGTGGACCTGGGCGGCCTGATGATCAAGGTCGGCCAGTTCCTGTCGTCGCGCCTGGACGTCCTGCCGCCGGAGATCACCTCCGAGCTCGAGGGACTGCAGGACGAGGTGCCGCCGGTACCGTTCGCGGCGATCCGGGTTCTCGCCGAGACCGAACTCGGCATGCCGCTGGAGCGGGCGTTCTCCTGGGTGGACGAAACCCCCGTGGCCGCGGCATCCCTCGGTCAGGCCCACCGTGCCCGGCTCGCCCGCCAAGACAGCGACGACACCGGCCTGCACGACGTGGTGATCAAGGTGCAGCGGCCCGGCATCGACACCATCGTCGACGTGGACCTGGCGGCGTTGCGCAAGGTGGGCGGCTGGCTCAGCCACGTGCGGCTCGTGTCCGACCGGGTGGATGCGCCCGCCCTGGTGGAGGAATTCGCCCAGACCAGCCTCGAGGAGATCGACTACCTGCACGAGGCCGCCAGCTCGGTGCGTTTCGCAGAGGAATTCGACGGTGACGACCGGGTGAGTGTGCCCGCCGTGGTGTGGGAGCGCTCGACCCGTCGGGTGCTGACGCTGGAGGACGTGACGGCGATCAAGATCACCGACACCGACGCGCTCGCGCTCGCCGGGATCGACCCCAACGACGTGGCACCGGTCTTCGCTGCGGTGATGTTCGACCAGCTGTTCAGCAGCGGCTTCTTCCACGCCGACCCGCACCCGGGCAACATCTTCGTCACCCCGGTGCCGGATGACCCGAGCGGGCGCGGCTGGAAACTCACGTTCATCGACTTCGGCATGATGGGGGAGGTTCCGCCGACCACCAGGGCGGGCCTGCGGAAGATGCTCATCGCCGCTGCGTCGCGCGACGGCAGCGGCATGGTCAACGCTGCCCGCGACCTGGGCGTGTTATTGCCCTCGGCGGAGACGACCGAACTGGAAAAAGCGATGAAGCAGCTCTTCGCCCGCTTCGGTGGCATGGGCTTCGCGGAGCTGCGTGAAGTGGACCCGCGGGAGTTCCGTGACTTCGCGATTCAGTTCGGCGACGTCGTACGGGCGCTACCGTTCCAGCTGCCGGAGAACTTCCTGCTCATCATCCGTGCCATGTCCCTCACCTCCGGGGTCTGCAGCTCACTCAACCCCGCGTTCAACCTCTGGGACTCGGTGGAACCCTACGCGTCGCAGCTGATTCGCGACGAGGGCGGCAACGTGGTGCAGGACTTCGGCAAGCAGGCCCTGGCGAACGCCGGGATCGCCTGGCGACTGCCCAAGCGGCTGGACGGCCTGGTCACCCGGTTCGAAGACGGCACCGTGGCGGTCTCAAGTCCCGGCCTGGAGCGGCGGGTCGCCCGGCTGGAACGCACGGTCACCCGCGCGGTGTCCGCGCTGCTGTTCGGTGCGCTGCTCATCGCCGGGGCGGTGCTCCGCGCCGACGACGCGGTGCTCGGGGCGGTGCTGATGATCGGATCGGTCGTGCCGCTCGTGCACGCGATCTTCTCGGGGCGCATCGGCCGCTGA